The Acidimicrobiales bacterium genome segment CGGAGGGTGCGGCCTCGGAGAGCCGCACGCTGGACGACGTGACCCTGGTCTGTCCGGTGATCATCGCCGTGGGCGACTCCGACGAGGAGATCCATGCCATGCGGGAGCGAAACAGGGCCACGATCGCCTTCTACGGCTCGACGCCCAACTACGCACCGGTCCTGGAGCACCACGGCTTCGACGGCCTCCAGGGTGGGCTGAACTCGCTCCAGCGGACGGGCGACCTGGCGGGCATGGTCGACCTGGTCACCGACGACGTGCTCGACCACTACACGGTCAGCGCAAGATGGGCGGACCTGGGCGGCGTGCTGGCCGACCGCTACCGGGGGGTGGCGCCGAACCTGCGGGTCATGACGTACACCGCCCTGGACCACTGGCGCCGGGACCCCAACCTGCTGGACCGCTGGTCGGACGTGGTCCGCGACCTACGGGACTCCGACTGAAGCCTCCGGTCCACGCCGGCACCGGCCCCCAGAAGGCTCAGACAAGCTTGGACTCCGAGGCGATCTCGAACTTGTCGACCGACATGCCGGTGACGCCACAGCCCCGGATGGCCTTCTGGAAGATGCCCATGTGGGGCGCCTTCATGTGGGCTCCCAGGGCCTCGTCGGACTCCCACTTCTCGAAGATCCGGATGGTCCCGAGCTCCTTAGGATCGGCGCTCAACACGTAGTCGATGCAGCCGTCCTCGGCCTGGGTGGCCTCCATGAGCGGCACGATGGCGGCCAGCATCTCGTCGGTCCTGTCGGGGTCGAGGGTGATGGTGCCGGCGATGACGAGCATGGTTGGACCTCCGGGGTCGTGCCTTCGTTGGTCGAGGCTTCATTAGTCGAATGGGTCGGCGCGGAGCGTACTGTCGGACCTTCCCGGAGACGGAAGCGGGACCCGACGAGACCCCCGGGAGGAGGCGACGGCATGGACGAGCACCTGGCCACCGGCCCTGACGGCGTCGTGCGGTGCTGGTGGCCCGGCGGACACGACGACTACCTCGCCTACCACGACCACGAGTGGGGCCGCCCGGTGGTCGACGACGTCCGCCTGTTCGAAAAGGTCTGTCTGGAGGGATTCCAGGCCGGCCTGTCGTGGCTGACCATCCTCCGCAAGCGGGACAACTTCCGGGCGGCCTTCGCCGGGTTCGATCCCACGCTGGTTGCCGGGTTCGGCCCGTCCGATGTCGAACGATGCCTCGGTGATGTCGGCATCGTCCGGCACCGGGGAAAGATCCAGTCCACGATCAACAACGCCGGGCGCGCCCTGGAGCTTGCCGGGGAGTTCGGGTCGCTGGCCGCCTACCTGTGGGGGTTCGAACCCGCCGACCACCTCCGGGCCGCCGTCGGAGACGTCCCGTCCTCCACGCCCGAATCGACCGCGCTTAGCCGCGACCTCAAGCGGCGGGGCTGGTCGTTCGTCGGGCCGACGACGGTGTACGCCCTCATGCAGGCCATGGGAATGGTCAACGACCACCTGGAGGGCTGCGCGTTCCACGACGTGGTCGAAGGTGAGCGCTCGGCACTGGTCCGTCCGACCCCGACTGGCAGCCGGGCGTGAGCCTCCGGCTTTCGGTCCTGGACCAGTCGCCGGTCCCCGAGGGCTCGACGCCGGGCGACGCCCTGCGCAACACCATCGACCTGGCCCGACGCTGTGAGGCCATGGGCTACCACCGCTACTGGGTGGCCGAGCACCACGGCATGACCGGCCTGGCCGGATCCAGCCCCGAGGTCCTCATCGGGTCGATCGCCGGGGCCACCCGGCGGCTGCGGGTGGGCTCCGGCGGGGTGATGCTCACGCACTACGCGCCGCTGAAGGTGGCCGAATCGTTCTGCGTGCTGGCCTCCCTGCATCCCGGCCGCATCGACCTCGGGGTGGGACGGGCCCCCGGTTCGGACCACCTCACGGCCGCGGCCCTGGCCCGGGGTGGCGCCCGGACCGCCCTGGAGAACTACCCGAACCAGATCCAGGAACTGGTCCACCTGGTCGACGACACCCTGCCGGCCGACAGCCCCATACAGGGGGTGCGGGCCACCCCACGGCCGGAGGAGCCGCCCGAGGTGTGGATTCTGGCGTCCAGCCCCGACTCGGCGGCCTTCGCCGCCCACTTCGGCCTGCCCCTGGGCTGGGCCGACTTCATCGCTCAGGTGGACGGTGCGCCGATCGTCGACGCCTACCGTCGGCAGTTCCAGCCGTCGCGCGGGTGTCCGGAGCCCCGGGTGCTGGTGTGTGCCAGCGCTGTGGTCGCCGCCACCGACGCCGAGGCCGACGCCATCGTGGCCGCCGTCCGTGCCTGGAGGGCCGCCGGGCTGCGCGGCCCGATCCCGGCCGCTCCCAGCGGTTCCACGTCGGCAAGGGTGGCCGTGCAAACCGGACGTCGTTCGATCGCCAATGGTTCACCCACCCGGGTGGCAGACCGCCTGCGCCAACTGGTCGACGGGTTCGGCGCCGAGGAGCTGATGGTGGTCACCATCTGCCACGACCACGAGGCCAGGGTCCACTCCTACGAGCTGCTGGCCGCCGAGTTCGGCCTCGCGACCGGCGCCGTGGAGGAGACCGGGTGACCGACACGACGACGGCCACGCTGGCCGACTGCATACCGGCCGGTACCGAACCGGACCGGGTGGCCGACCTGTTCCTCGACTGGACCGCCGAGCGGAACCTGGAGCTCTACGAGGCCCAGGAGGAGGCCATCCTGGAGATCCTGG includes the following:
- a CDS encoding antibiotic biosynthesis monooxygenase; protein product: MLVIAGTITLDPDRTDEMLAAIVPLMEATQAEDGCIDYVLSADPKELGTIRIFEKWESDEALGAHMKAPHMGIFQKAIRGCGVTGMSVDKFEIASESKLV
- a CDS encoding DNA-3-methyladenine glycosylase I, with translation MDEHLATGPDGVVRCWWPGGHDDYLAYHDHEWGRPVVDDVRLFEKVCLEGFQAGLSWLTILRKRDNFRAAFAGFDPTLVAGFGPSDVERCLGDVGIVRHRGKIQSTINNAGRALELAGEFGSLAAYLWGFEPADHLRAAVGDVPSSTPESTALSRDLKRRGWSFVGPTTVYALMQAMGMVNDHLEGCAFHDVVEGERSALVRPTPTGSRA
- a CDS encoding LLM class flavin-dependent oxidoreductase, encoding MSLRLSVLDQSPVPEGSTPGDALRNTIDLARRCEAMGYHRYWVAEHHGMTGLAGSSPEVLIGSIAGATRRLRVGSGGVMLTHYAPLKVAESFCVLASLHPGRIDLGVGRAPGSDHLTAAALARGGARTALENYPNQIQELVHLVDDTLPADSPIQGVRATPRPEEPPEVWILASSPDSAAFAAHFGLPLGWADFIAQVDGAPIVDAYRRQFQPSRGCPEPRVLVCASAVVAATDAEADAIVAAVRAWRAAGLRGPIPAAPSGSTSARVAVQTGRRSIANGSPTRVADRLRQLVDGFGAEELMVVTICHDHEARVHSYELLAAEFGLATGAVEETG